The Streptomyces sp. M92 nucleotide sequence CAGCTGCGCTGGTACAGCTTGGCCGCGCCGACGCCGCCCTGCTGCTCGCGCAGCTTGTCGTAGAGCTTCAGCAGGTCGGCGGGGACGGAGGCGGCGACGACCTCGCGCTCCTTGGTCACCGAGGCCGCCTCGGCGTCCAGTTCGCCGACGGCGGTGTCCCGGCGCGCGGCGGCGTCGTCGAGCTTGCCCTGTACGGAGCCGACCCGCTCGGTCAGCTCGGCGACCCGCTCCTGCGCGGACTCGCGGCGCTCCATCACCTCCAGGACGACGTCCTCGAGGTCGCCCTGCCGCTTGGCGAGGGAGACGATCTCGCGCTGGAGGTTCTCCAGGTCCTTCGGGGAGGTGACGGCGCCGGAGTCCAGGCGCTGCTGGTCGCGGACGGCGCGCTGGCGCACCTGGTCCACGTCCTGCTCGGCCTTGGTCTGCTCGCGGGCGCAGTCGCTCTCCTCGGTCTGCGCGGCCACGAGCAGGTCGCGCAGCTGGGTGTGGTCCTTGGTCAGCGACTCGATCTCGGCGTGCTCGGGCAGGGACCTGCGCTTGTGCGCGAGCTGCTGGAGCCGGACGTCGAGGGCCTGGACGTCCAGGAGTCGGATCTGGTCGGCGGGCTCGGCTTTCAGTTGGGGGCTCCCATTGCTTCGGAGGTCGGGGCGGACGCCGCGTGGGCGGTCCAGGGGTCGGTGACCGTCTTGGAGACGTGGACCCTCAGGTCCCATCCCTCCCGGTCGGAGATCTCGTCGAGCTGGGCGGCGGCCAGCTCGCACCAGGGCCACTCGGTGGCCCAGTGCGCCGCGTCGAGCAGCGCGAGGGGACTGTGGGCGCGGGCCTCCGAGACCGGGTGGTGGCGCAGGTCCGCGGTGAGGAAGGCGTCGGCACCGGCCGCCCGCACGTGGTCGAAGAGGCCGTCGCCGGAACCGCCGCTGACGGCCACCGTGCGGACGGTGGCCTCCGGGTCGCCGGCGACGCGGATGCCCTGCGCGGTGGCGGGCAGTCGCTCGGCGGCGCGGGCGGCCAGCTCGCGGACGGTCAGCGGGTGCTCCAGCTCGCACACGCGGCCGAGGCCCCGACGTCCGTCCGGGTCGGCCGGGTCCGGGACCAGGGGCCGTACGACGCGCAGGTCGAGGGCGCCGGCCAGCGCGTCGGAGACGCCCGGGTCGGCGGTGTCGGCGTTGGTGTGGGCGACGTGCAGGGCGACGTCGTTCTTGATGAGCGTGTGCACCACGCGGCCCTTGAAGGTGGAGGCCGCGACCGTGGTCGTCCCGCGCAGGTACAGCGGGTGGTGGGTGACGAGCAGGTCGGCGCCCAGCTTCACCGCCTCGTCGGCGATCTCCTGGACCGGGTCGACGGCGAACAGGACCCGCAAGACCTCCTGGTCGGGGTCGCCCACGACGGTGCCGACCGCGTCCCAGGACTCGGCCCGCTCGGCGGGCCACAGGTTCTCCAGCGCGGCGATGACTTCTGACAGACGGGGCACGGGTGCAAGGCTACCTGCCTGTACTGCGCCGTCGTACCCGCGGCGGCCCCCCGGCTCCGCTCCGGCCGGGCCCAGCACACACCCCGCCCGCCCCTCAGGCGAATCGTTCCTGTGCCACACGTACGTGTGATGCGGACAGTGGCCGGTCCCCCGCCCGTGCGTACGAAAACTACCTTCGTCGCCGGAGGTGACCGAACGATGACAGCCTGTGCTATCGAACCTTCGGCGGCGCCCGGGAACGACGGCCCGCCACCGGCGGGCTGCACCATCACCGCCGAGGGTGCCTACGCCGCGCGCCTGGCCCGTCGCGGGGACTCCTGGTACCCGGAGCGCTGGACCCTGGACGGGCCCGAACCGTACGCGGTGCCGCTGCCCGGCAACCAGCCCGAGGAACCCGGCACCGAGGTGCAGCCGATGGGCGACGGGCGGGTCCTGGTCCACCGCGTGGCGGCCGGACGGCACTTCTTCTCCCTGCTCTATCCGACCGGCCCCGGCACCGGCGAGCAGCCGCTCGGCGCGGTCGAGTGCCCGGCGGGCACCACCGGGCTGCGGCTGCTGCCCCCGGCCCCGGGCGGGGAGCGGGCGTACGCCCTCGCCGCCGGCCCGCGCTCGACGGTGCTGTGGCGGGTGGCGGGCGGCGCGTTCGGGCCCGAGCGGCTGGCCGAGATCCCCGGGCGCTGCTCGGGCGGCGCCTGGCTGGACCGCACGGGCCGGATACTGGCGGTGGACCGGGAGTCGGGCGGGCGCACCAAGGCGGTCGTACTGGACCTGGAGCGGGACGGCGAGGTGTCCCCGCTGCTCCAGATCGCTGCGGACAGCGACGACCGGATACTGCTGGCCGACCCGGACAGCGGGCTGGTACTGATCCGCTCGGACGCGCCGTCACCCGGGCAGGAACGGTTGGGCTGGGGGGTGCTGGGCAGCACGCTGCCGGTGCGCTTCCCGGAGTGCCTGCGGCTGCCGGACCGCGTGGTGACGCCGTTCGCCATCCAGCCGGGCCAGGCGCTGACGCCGGAACGGTGCGCGGTGGCGCTGCGGGTGGACGGCGCGCTCGGCACCTGGGTCGCGGTGTGGCGGCCCGCCGAGCGCCGGGTGCGTCACCTTCCGGCGCCCGCGGGCTGGTTGGCCGGCGCCGGGCTGTGGACCGCGGACGGGGAGCTGCGGCTGCCGTGCGCCACGCCGCAGTCGCCGTGCGGGGTGGCGCGGCTGCCCGCGCCGCCGGAGGCGGCCGACGGGCGGAAGACGACGGAGGCGCAGGCTCCGACTCCGGCTCCCCACCAGCCGCCCGCCCCGCCCCTCGACGAGCCGCCCGCGTCCGCCCCCGAGGGCCCGCGGGACGCGACGGAACCGGACGCCCCGGCTCCCTCCCGACCAGGCCCACCCCGCCCAGTACCGCTGCAACAGGCCCCGCTGGCACGGCTTGTAACGAAGTAGTGCCGTTTGGCGCGGCCGCCTGGATTCGCCCCGCGGGGTGCCGGTTAGACTCGCCCGGCTGTAGGAAAGATCATGTTGACGGGGTGAATTCCTTCCGATGAACGACGCCAGCACGACCCAGCCCACGCAGGCCGACGGCGCCGACGTATCCGAGATCCAGAGCGGCCACGGCAGGCACCGGGGACCGGTGTCCAGCCAGGACGGCGCCCAGGCGCCGCGGGGCCG carries:
- a CDS encoding zinc ribbon domain-containing protein, with protein sequence MKAEPADQIRLLDVQALDVRLQQLAHKRRSLPEHAEIESLTKDHTQLRDLLVAAQTEESDCAREQTKAEQDVDQVRQRAVRDQQRLDSGAVTSPKDLENLQREIVSLAKRQGDLEDVVLEVMERRESAQERVAELTERVGSVQGKLDDAAARRDTAVGELDAEAASVTKEREVVAASVPADLLKLYDKLREQQGGVGAAKLYQRSCQGCRQELAITELSEIRSAAPDTVVRCENCRRILVRTADSGL
- a CDS encoding Nif3-like dinuclear metal center hexameric protein, coding for MPRLSEVIAALENLWPAERAESWDAVGTVVGDPDQEVLRVLFAVDPVQEIADEAVKLGADLLVTHHPLYLRGTTTVAASTFKGRVVHTLIKNDVALHVAHTNADTADPGVSDALAGALDLRVVRPLVPDPADPDGRRGLGRVCELEHPLTVRELAARAAERLPATAQGIRVAGDPEATVRTVAVSGGSGDGLFDHVRAAGADAFLTADLRHHPVSEARAHSPLALLDAAHWATEWPWCELAAAQLDEISDREGWDLRVHVSKTVTDPWTAHAASAPTSEAMGAPN